In Primulina eburnea isolate SZY01 chromosome 14, ASM2296580v1, whole genome shotgun sequence, the following proteins share a genomic window:
- the LOC140812104 gene encoding uncharacterized protein, translated as MSGAQGTQPPESYTATTYESVGGGDNKTRLDIRSKEDESGIQIDKLQDKVEDAAGKGGPVFGAGKEEHKDDLGATGTA; from the coding sequence ATGTCGGGAGCTCAAGGAACACAACCGCCGGAGTCGTACACAGCGACGACGTACGAATCAGTGGGGGGCGGAGATAACAAGACGCGTCTGGATATCCGGTCCAAGGAAGATGAGAGCGGTATCCAGATCGATAAATTGCAAGACAAGGTGGAGGACGCCGCCGGGAAAGGAGGTCCAGTTTTCGGCGCCGGCAAGGAGGAGCACAAAGATGACCTAGGTGCGACAGGCACAGCCTAG
- the LOC140812103 gene encoding protein SOMBRERO-like, with product MMRGNGELSVPPGFRFHPTDEELLCYYLRKKVSYEPIDLDIIREVDLNKLEPWDLKDKCRIGSSPQNEWYFFSHKDKKYPTGTRTNRATAAGFWKATGRDKGIHLSGSKRIGMRKTLVFYTGRAPHGSKTDWIMHEYRLDDDINAQIQEDGWVVCRVFIKKNHTRGFHPQTEDQEDEQLAATNFQANVADSTLVPKQMTSDQVQHTMNYVFDPTNSVHLPQLTSSPESAIPPSFLSSLPLSTMDLQCTQNLLNLTSGGVGVGGGHSAVCRIMQQERFSGDWTFLDKLLATHRTMDQSGKYQQISQVSDLVPLAAQRFQFPFEQDFSKYSK from the exons ATGATGCGCGGAAACGGGGAGCTATCGGTGCCACCAGGTTTCCGATTTCATCCAACAGACGAGGAACTACTATGTTACTACCTGAGGAAGAAGGTGTCCTATGAACCCATTGACCTGGATATCATAAGGGAAGTCGATCTCAACAAACTTGAGCCTTGGGACCTCAAAG ATAAATGTAGAATCGGGTCGAGCCCCCAGAATGAATGGTACTTTTTCAGCCATAAAGACAAAAAGTATCCCACAGGAACGAGAACCAATCGGGCCACTGCAGCAGGTTTCTGGAAGGCAACGGGTCGGGACAAGGGGATCCACCTGAGTGGTTCGAAGAGAATTGGTATGAGAAAAACCCTGGTTTTCTACACAGGACGGGCTCCACATGGAAGCAAGACTGATTGGATCATGCACGAGTATCGTTTGGATGATGATATTAATGCTCAAATCCAA GAGGACGGATGGGTCGTCTGCAGGGTTTTCATAAAGAAAAATCATACCAGAGGCTTCCACCCCCAAACCGAGGATCAAGAAGATGAACAGTTGGCTGCAACTAATTTCCAGGCCAACGTTGCAGATTCTACTTTGGTACCAAAACAGATGACTTCAGATCAAGTACAACACACCATGAATTACGTATTTGATCCTACCAATTCCGTGCATCTTCCGCAGTTAACGAGTAGCCCCGAATCGGCTATTCCACCTTCATTCTTGTCATCACTTCCGTTGAGTACCATGGACTTGCAGTGTACGCAGAACCTGTTGAATTTAACATCAGGTGGGGTTGGAGTTGGAGGTGGGCATTCTGCTGTCTGCAGGATTATGCAACAGGAGAGATTTTCTGGGGACTGGACATTCCTTGATAAGCTCCTGGCTACGCATCGAACTATGGATCAGAGCGGAAAATATCAGCAGATTTCACAAGTTTCTGATTTGGTTCCACTGGCAGCTCAGAGATTTCAATTTCCGTTTGAACAAGATTTTTCTAAGTATTCCAAGTAG